From Anopheles arabiensis isolate DONGOLA chromosome 3, AaraD3, whole genome shotgun sequence, a single genomic window includes:
- the LOC120900966 gene encoding uncharacterized protein LOC120900966 yields the protein MESGHSIRRLLLLITFVTLHHRAVVVTAAAAVSVCSGLCTCTNQNFITVDCALGASNRTEDTTAEPIVLDGQLQLPASATALHIKLLAGGQQQQQLIIRKEFFQPTNNINHLSIDGSESRTGSSGTVVEFQEGALCNNQGQFPEILIANVGRVVMHRNISCRPHLLNITHVNDVLLKAEFLSVSEAELFIQDVNNLHIEPNAFSGSTSSRVEILRTTIESLPKLGVSFRLLSFSECNISEITSHALDANEIEHVEFVACRLTSLRARAVTERLLTDSLIFRGCYIHSIERQFVNGSGLNNLVLDSNTIDDIAAGAFTFTGVNTLVVGNHIIRTGKEWLHPRDWVNVTIAGNSFGEFNGILLKDRKRTDRTDGVDCYFGNNTITNALPDSFTFGRTSCRVGAVHFGRECDCEYGAWLSKLFGLAGHVSLPSAVTSSVSCQVEESLRYCFNRSDGPPLHNDTTSPSSTGGQVNVHYFLTEFCQKNGSKKCSSYAASGEDAANRKPPPLIPLDKIDSLGDGGNASFLQEHMFPISIALVALVIAVAVILVICIGRRRASSETQHQHHHQTMTAQTAGSRQGTFRSASLNRCPFTPADRRIISNALSWIREAYGPDVWSKINTPMQELLAQNGGSGVVEEKDKVRLIGTILDTLKRHEIGGTQIVALNDVLFRQLGPPAVAAAAAPELAERARPNSDNNDELLGHIYDELQPNRGAPRLLGDYAAPLDHGAVTVVPEGIYSEPVLHGQRLPQAHRGDNRNLISPYAIGDATVQRNPAGAEGNLPDVIRPTGHAWKANAEEDDLDDEDEDDIDGEAERKTMLRPPMMDGGSAGAPTYAISLKQLKRPHRGNTPPPTPPPVPSGSGGEDQPDGNDGNRSEHSGSSMQTVRIEDMTLADDDAREQR from the exons ATGGAATCTGGCCACTCAATCCggcgattgctgctgctgataacTTTCGTCACCCTTCACCACAGGGCCGTCGTCGtcactgccgctgctgccgtgtcCGTCTGCTCCGGGCTCTGCACCTGCACCAACCAAAACTTTATCACCGTCGACTGTGCACTGGGTGCTTCTAACCGGACGGAGGACACGACCGCCGAACCGATCGTGCTCGATGGCCAGCTACAGCTGCCGGCCAGTGCCACCGCGCTGCACATCAAACTGCTTGCcggcgggcagcagcagcagcagctcatcaTTCGGAAGGAGTTTTTCCAGCCGACCAACAACATTAACCACCTGTCCATTGATGGCAGCGAGTCGCGGACCGGGTCCTCCGGCACGGTTGTCGAGTTTCAGGAGGGCGCACTGTGTAACAACCAGGGCCAGTTTCCCGAGATTTTGATCGCGAACGTGGGCCGGGTGGTGATGCATCGAAACATATCGTGCC GGCCACATCTGCTAAACATCACGCACGTCAACGATGTGCTGCTCAAGGCGGAGTTCCTATCGGTGAGCGAGGCGGAACTGTTCATCCAGGACGTGAACAATCTGCACATTGAGCCGAACGCGTTCAGTGGCTCTACCTCGTCCCGG GTGGAAATTCTTCGCACCACCATCGAAAGCCTGCCCAAGCTGGGCGTTTCCTTCCGGCTGCTAAGCTTTAGCGAGTGCAACATCAGCGAGATCACGTCACACGCGCTCGACGCGAACGAGATAGAGCACGTCGAGTTCGTTGCCTGCCGGCTGACGAGCCTGCGGGCAAGGGCGGTAACGGAGCGCCTGCTAACCGATTCGCTCATCTTCCGCGGCTGCTACATACACAGCATCGAGCGGCAGTTCGTTAACGGTAGCGGGCTGAACAATTTGGTGCTCGACAGTAACAC aaTCGACGACATTGCTGCGGGCGCTTTTACCTTCACCGGCGTAAACACGCTGGTGGTGGGGAATCACATTATACGCACCGGCAAGGAATGGCTTCATCCGCGCGACTGGGTCAACGTAACGATCGCGGGCAACTCGTTCGGCGAGTTCAACGGCATCCTGCTGAAGGACCGTAAGCGCACGGACCGGACGGACGGGGTGGACTGCTACTTTGGGAACAACACGATCACCAACGCGCTGCCGGACAGTTTTACCTTCGGACGCACCAGCTGCCGGGTGGGGGCGGTTCACTTCGGGCGCGAGTGTGACTGCGAGTACGGCGCCTGGCTGAGCAAGCTGTTCGGGCTGGCGGGCCATGTATCGCTGCCGTCCGCCGTCACGTCGAGCGTTTCGTGTCAGGTGGAGGAAAGCCTGCGGTACTGCTTTAATCGCAGCGATGGTCCACCACTGCACAACGATACCACTTCACCGTCGTCCACCGGTGGCCAGGTGAACGTGCACTACTTCCTGACCGAGTTTTGCCAAAAGAACGGCTCAAAGAAGTGCTCCTCGTATGCGGCGAGCGGCGAGGATGCGGCGAACCGCAAACCGCCACCCCTGATACCGCTGGACAAGATCGATTCACTGGGCGACGGTGGCAACGCTAGCTTCTTGCAGGAACATATGTTTCCAATTTCGATTGCGCTGGTGGCTTTGGTTATAGCTGTAGCAGTAATTTTAGTGATATGCATTGGTCGGCGTCGGGCAAGCTCGGAAAcgcaacaccaacaccaccaccaaaccatGACAGCGCAAACGGCTGGCTCGCGACAGGGCACGTTCCGTTCGGCGTCGCTCAATCGCTGCCCGTTCACGCCGGCCGACCGGCGCATCATCTCGAACGCGCTGAGCTGGATCAGGGAAGCGTACGGGCCGGACGTTTGGAGCAAAATTAACACACCGATGCAGGAGCTGCTTGCCCAGAACGGTGGCAGTGGCGTCGTCGAGGAGAAGGATAAGGTACGGCTGATCGGCACCATCCTCGACACCCTGAAGCGCCACGAAATCGGTGGGACACAGATCGTCGCCCTCAATGACGTTCTGTTCCGGCAACTCGGACCACCggccgtagcagcagcagcagcgccggaGCTGGCCGAACGCGCCCGACCAAACAGTGATAACAATGACGAGCTGCTCGGACACATCTACGACGAGCTGCAACCGAACAGGGGAGCGCCGCGGCTGCTCGGCGACTATGCGGCACCGCTCGATCACGGTGCGGTGACCGTCGTGCCCGAGGGCATCTATTCCGAGCCCGTCCTGCACGGGCAGCGCTTGCCGCAAGCACACCGAGGTG ACAATCGAAACCTGATCAGCCCGTACGCGATTGGCGATGCTACGGTGCAGCGCAATCCGGCCGGCGCTGAGGGCAACCTGCCGGACGTGATACGTCCCACTGGGCACGCGTGGAAAGCTAACGCCGAGGAGGACGACCTGgacgatgaggatgaggaCGACATCGATGGGGAAGCGGAGCGTAAAACGATGCTTCGCCCACCGATGATGGATGGCGGCAGCGCTGGGGCGCCCACGTACGCAATATCGCTGAAGCAGCTGAAGCGGCCCCATAGGGGCAACACACCACCTCCCACACCGCCACCAGTGCCGTCGGGTAGTGGCGGGGAGGACCAAccggacggtaacgatggtAACCGGTCGGAACATTCCGGCAGTAGCATGCAAACGGTTCGCATCGAAGATATGACCCTGGCGGATGACGACGCCCGTGAGCAACGGTAA